Proteins from one Oncorhynchus tshawytscha isolate Ot180627B linkage group LG16, Otsh_v2.0, whole genome shotgun sequence genomic window:
- the LOC112236921 gene encoding A-agglutinin anchorage subunit, protein MVTCGTLVKIWTAAIVIAMLVWTGTVDGDKLSSCCKTVTRSEVTDPITGYWTQHYNAPCVRAVILETEKGLICCHYKQPWVRRKIQQFEMARRSSSFLPSSPPSLSSSSNSLTSTSTSTFLPSSPPPLSSSSNSLTSTSTFLPSSPPPLSSSSNSLTSTSTFLPSSPPALSSSPLSVSSSLHSLFSSLLPASPSSPPVTSSHPSLSRSPSYLLSSLFPASSSPPSITSSPTSLSSSPHWESTENALTQQSTANQ, encoded by the exons ATGGTGACCTGTGGAACTCTGGTGAAGATCTGGACAGCAGCCATCGTCATAGCAATGCTGGTCTGGACAGGGACAG TAGATGGAGATAAGCTGTCGTCGTGCTGTAAGACAGTGACCAGGAGCGAGGTGACCGATCCAATCACAGGCTACTGGACTCAGCACTATAACGCTCCCTGTGTACGGGCCGTCAT CTTGGAGACGGAAAAGGGCCTGATCTGTTGTCACTATAAACAACCCTGGGTACGCCGCAAGATTCAACAGTTTGA AATGGCCCGTAGGAGCtcatc cttcttaccctcctctcccccttctctctcctcctcttccaactctctcacctccacctccacctctaccttcttaccctcctctcctccacctctctcctcctcttccaactctctcacctccacctctaccttcttaccctcctctcctccacctctctcctcctcttccaactcgctcacctccacctctacattcttaccctcctctcctccagctctctcctcctctcctctgtctgtttcctcctctcttcactcgctcttctcctctcttttacctgcttccccctcttctccccccgtaacttcctctcacccctctctgtcccgctctccctcctatctcctctcctctcttttccctgcctcctcctctcctccctcaatcaCTTCCTCTCCTacatctctttcctcctcccctcattGGGAATCAACCGAGAATGCCTTAACTCAGCAGTCAACAGCCAACCAATAG